TTTGTTTTTGGAATAATTAATAACTGCCGGTACAGTGGCATAGGATCGCAAAAGCGAAATGGATTTATGCGGAAATTAAAACCGGTGATCCCTTATTGAAGTAGGTACGTGCGTGAAAGGTTTCAACCCAAAAAGGCTGAAATAAAGGTAAGTTGAATGATTTTTCAAGAGCATTTAAAAGCAGTTGACTTATCGTGTAATGTAACGTTTTTTGAGACTGAAGCAATGTCTCAATATCTGCTACAGAATCGAGATCCTGAAGCGTGTCAAGCAGAATCGCTTCTATTTTTTTAGCGTGAACGAGCCTTAAGATACTTGAGGTTAATGCTTCGGTTTGCCAGGGTAATTTTAAAAAGGAATCAGGGTTGAAACGTGATTTCTTCAATCCCATCAGGTAAAAACCACCATCTGCTGAAGGTCCTAGAACAATGGGATTTTCTTTCAGGTGTTGACTGGCTTCAAGAATATGGTTTGCCGTAAGATGCGGACTGTCATTACCAATGGTGATGATATTCTCAAAACCTAAGGCGTAGATTTCCTGAATCGCATAGGTGAAACGCTCGCCAAAATTAGAACCAATTTGTTTTTCTTCCGAATAAATAAAATAAGGAAGTCCTGTTTTTTTGAGCGTTTTAACTGCGTGCTTATTGAGCGCGTCAAAAACCTGCACTCCATTACGGAAGCGTTTTTGCTTTGCATCTTGCTGCGCAGAGCGCGCAAATAGTATTATGGCAGTTTTCTGGTCTATGGTCTTAAATATTAAGCAACAGTTCCCTGGCAGCTACTTCCGGCACCGGCAGTACAACCATAGCAATGTTGCGAAATGATGATATTACGATCGTTAAGCAAATCTTCATTGTAATCTGAAATGTGCTTCACTTTACTGTTAACTTTTAAGTCGAGCATCTGGTTAAAATCGCAATCGTATAACCAGCCGTCCCAGCTTATGGAAATGGTATTGGTACACATCACATTTTCAACAGCTGCAGGGTTATACGCTTCAACTAATTGATACATATAATCTTCATAGTTTTCTGAAGCAATCAAATAATCTAGAAAACGGGCGATAGGTAAATTGGTGATCGCAAAAAGGTTATGAAACTGAATATTGAAATCCTCGTACAATGCTTTTTTGAAATCTTTCTCCATCCCGGCCTGATCAGAAGGGAGATATGCGCCATTAGGATTGTAAACCAGATCCAGACGTAAATCGCTATCTGGCATCCCGTAACCTACTGCATTTAAATCTTGCAATGCTTTAATTGAAAGGTCAAAAACACCTTCACCACGTTGCTTATCGGTTTTACCGCGCGTCCAGTGCGGCATCGAGCTTACTACGTGTACGTTGTGCTTTTTGAAAAACTCAGGTAAATCGTAGTATTTTTTATTCGCGCGAATAATCGTCAAATTACTGCGCACGATAAAATCTTTGATTCCGGCTTTGCTGGCTTCTTCGACAAATCGTCTAAAATGCGGATTCATTTCAGGCGCACCACCGGTTAAATCGAGGGTATGTGCTCCTGTATTTTTAATCACTTCAAGACACTGTTCCATCGTTTCCCAGGTCATAATTTCTTTACGATCGGGACCGGCATCTACGTGGCAGTGCTCACACACCTGGTTGCACATGTAACCCACGTTGATCTGTAGGATTTCTAACTTTTTAGGTCGAAGCGGAAACTTATTGGTTTCCTTTATTTTTTCAGCAAAAGTAGGGAGTTCACCATCAGCAAAAATACCACCTGATAAAATCTCAAGTTGTTTATTGGCTTGAGCCAGATCATCATGGCGTTTATGTAATGATTTTTTTGTTTTGGTAACAGACATAGAGGTTTTTCTTTTTCAGCAGGGACTAATATAGTATATAGTTGATAGAAATTAAGTCTAACAACTACATTTCTAGCTTATTCACTTTATTCATCATCATTGTACCATGTACGAGGGTTGCGCCGCTTTTAATTGCAGCACCTACGTGAATGGCTTCCATCATTTGTTCTTTAGTAACCCCACGTTGCAGCGTATCTTTAGTATAAGCATCTATACAATAGGGGCACTGTTCGGTGTGTGCAACGGCAAGAGCGATCAATGCTTTCTCACGGGCGGTAAGTGCACCTTCTTCAAACACTTTTCCGTAGTAATCAAAAAATTTAGTGCCCAGTTCCTCGCTCCATTCGGTGATTTTACCAAATTTTCTAAGATCTGCGGGATCGTAATAATTGTTAGCTGCCATTGTAATCGTGATTTTGAGTTATTAATTTTGTAACTACACAGTAGTTACGGTATTTGTTAGCTTTTGGTTTTAAAACCGAATAAAAATATAAAACCCTCGAGGATAAACCAGCGAGGGT
The sequence above is a segment of the Leeuwenhoekiella sp. MAR_2009_132 genome. Coding sequences within it:
- a CDS encoding DUF2064 domain-containing protein; translation: MQVFDALNKHAVKTLKKTGLPYFIYSEEKQIGSNFGERFTYAIQEIYALGFENIITIGNDSPHLTANHILEASQHLKENPIVLGPSADGGFYLMGLKKSRFNPDSFLKLPWQTEALTSSILRLVHAKKIEAILLDTLQDLDSVADIETLLQSQKTLHYTISQLLLNALEKSFNLPLFQPFWVETFHARTYFNKGSPVLISA
- the arsS gene encoding arsenosugar biosynthesis radical SAM (seleno)protein ArsS (Some members of this family are selenoproteins.); protein product: MSVTKTKKSLHKRHDDLAQANKQLEILSGGIFADGELPTFAEKIKETNKFPLRPKKLEILQINVGYMCNQVCEHCHVDAGPDRKEIMTWETMEQCLEVIKNTGAHTLDLTGGAPEMNPHFRRFVEEASKAGIKDFIVRSNLTIIRANKKYYDLPEFFKKHNVHVVSSMPHWTRGKTDKQRGEGVFDLSIKALQDLNAVGYGMPDSDLRLDLVYNPNGAYLPSDQAGMEKDFKKALYEDFNIQFHNLFAITNLPIARFLDYLIASENYEDYMYQLVEAYNPAAVENVMCTNTISISWDGWLYDCDFNQMLDLKVNSKVKHISDYNEDLLNDRNIIISQHCYGCTAGAGSSCQGTVA
- a CDS encoding arsenosugar biosynthesis-associated peroxidase-like protein, with translation MAANNYYDPADLRKFGKITEWSEELGTKFFDYYGKVFEEGALTAREKALIALAVAHTEQCPYCIDAYTKDTLQRGVTKEQMMEAIHVGAAIKSGATLVHGTMMMNKVNKLEM